The Apium graveolens cultivar Ventura chromosome 6, ASM990537v1, whole genome shotgun sequence genome contains a region encoding:
- the LOC141664580 gene encoding uncharacterized protein LOC141664580, whose amino-acid sequence MHHSIAGYLCRGVCTIEFQKRGLPHAHIVLWLCDGDKLMCSEEIDSIISAKIPDKDSDPIGYEVVGQFMMHGPCGEANPRCPCMVHGKCTKYYPKPYTNNTTMDSDGYASYRRRDVGRTPPHSSLIGFDSIIAYVFHVLHKHVVPYNRGLLVKYQAHINVERCNRLKSIKYLFKYIGKGPDKVTAVMERVDGASTVIGTSTSILWEKQLDEVKNYLSYRYLSSAEACWRIFEFSIHHREPYVQRLFFHLEDEHEVRFRDDDSLPEILGRIRPHGTIFVQWMLNNRRDESGRDLIFFRYLTRYRWDNAGKFWAQRKQNIDVVG is encoded by the exons ATGCATCATTCTATTGCTGGTTACTTGTGTCGGG GTGTGTGCACAATTGAATTTCAAAAACGGGGCCTACCTCATGCTCATATTGTCCTTTGGCTGTGTGACGGTGATAAATTAATGTGCTCAGAAGAAATTGACAGCATTATTAGTGCAAAAATACCTGATAAAGATAGTGACCCAATTGGTTATGAAGTCGTGGGTCAATTCATGATGCACGGTCCATGTGGGGAGGCAAATCCTCGGTGCCCGTGTATGGTTCATGGAAAATGCACAAAATACTATCCCAAACCTTACACCAATAACACTACAATGGATTCAGATGGCTATGCTTCATATCGAAGAAGAGATGTAGGAAGGACA CCTCCGCATTCCTCTCTGATAGGTTTTGACTCTATAATTGCATATGTGTTTCATGTGTTGCACAAGCATGTGGTGCCTTACAATCGTGGTTTACTTGTGAAGTACCAAGCTCACATCAATGTGGAGCGCTGCAACCGCTTAAAATCAATTAAGTACTTATTTAAGTATATTGGTAAAGGTCCTGACAAAGTTACTGCAGTGATGGAGCGTGTAGATGGGGCCTCAACTGTCATAGGTACTTCAACCTCCATATTGTGGGAAAAACAGTTAGATGAAGTCAAAAATTACCTCTCATATAGGTATCTGTCTTCTGCTGAAGCTTGCTGGAGGATATTTGAGTTCTCTATACACCATAGAGAGCCGTATGTGCAGCGCTTATTCTTTCATCTGGAGGATGAACATGAAGTGAGGTTCCGTGATGATGACTCTCTTCCTGAGATACTCGGCAGGATCAGACCACATGGGACCATATTTGTTCAATGGATGTTAAATAACCGTCGGGATGAGTCTGGTCGTGACTTAATATTTTTTAGGTATCTCACAAGGTACCGTTGGGACAATGCTGGTAAATTTTGGGCTCAGCGCAAACAAAATATTGATGTCGTCGGCTGA